The stretch of DNA AATCTTTCGGCGATACGGTTCCTGAGTGTATAACCGCTGATACCGCTCCGAGGGCGGATCCGTCTGTTGATCTTTTTTCAACGAGTTAACCAGCTCATCCGAGATGGTATATTTGTTTTGAGAAATACTGAGGTAACGTCGCAAGTCATCAAGCTCGTTGAGATACAGTTCCATTACAATTTGCCGCTGCTCTAGAATTGTTTCCCACGTCACTTCGGAGGTCACATTTGGATTTCCATCACGGTCACTTCCAATCCATGAACGGTATTTTAAAATCGTACTAAAATCAGGAACTTCATCATAATACGTTTCAAAAGCATTGCGCAGATCATCATAAAGTACGGGGATGGTCTCCCAAATAGCATTACGGAAATAAAACATTCCGTTTTCAACTTCATCTTCGACGGTCACGCGTTCACTTCGCACCTCATCAGTAGCCAACAGCAAATGGATTTCATTAAAAATATCCATCTTCTTTTCTTTCCGTTCCGAGGGCGTCAAATCCTGCCGGCGTAATTGCCCGATCATCTCAGTAATACGCTGTTGTTTAACCAAAACACTGTGCCGACGTGCTTCTGTGGGATGCGCCGTAATGGTTGGTTGAATATCGAGCTTACCAATAACCTTAGCTGCTTCCTCCATATTATATCCCTTTTCCTTCATATAGAATACAGCCTCGGCAATGCTTTCGCTGCGCGGGGATTGCGGATTAGTATGTATCGCCCGGTCACGATTAATACGTGTGATTTCGCGCTGCTCCTGAGAATTCATTAAATGGAAAAAGACGGTATAATACCGCAAAAAACCGGATATCTGCTCAATGGATAAATCATTAATTTTATGTTCCAGATCTTTGAAAGCCTGATCATCCCCATCATCAAAAGCACTGGCAGCCAGCTGTGGAAATGTAATAAGCATCTCGAGAAATGCTTCGCTCTCTTTTCCCCGGACAATGTCTTCTAAAAAATGAGTAAGCAGTTCAACCTGCCCCGCCAACTCACTGCTTATGTCAGTTTCTTCTCCGAATGTCTCAATTAATTTTTCCCAATGCATTGATTCACTATATATTTTATATAAGGATAAATCATAAAATGCATTTTAAATTGTAAAAAAGACAATGATGCCTGATCGATGCGACTGGTGCGAAAATACCTTTGACCAATATGTCCGATACCATGATGAAGAGTGGGGTGTGCCTGTACATGACGACCGCGTACTTTTTGAATTTTTGATACTTGAAACCGCCCAGGCGGGATTAAGCTGGAGTACCATCCTTAAGAAAAGAGAAGGATACCGAAAAGCATTTGCAGAGTTTGACGTAGAAAAAGTTGTCAAATTTGATGCAGAAAAGATTCAACAGCTGCTAAACAACCCTGACATTGTGCGCAACGAACGCAAAGTTCGATCAGCCATTAGTAATGCTAAATGTTTTATCGAAGTACAAAATGAGTTTGACAGTTTTGACCAATATTTATGGTCGTTTGTTGACGGCAATCCTGTCCAAAACGAGTGGAATAACATGGACCAAGTACCGGCTACAACGAAGCTATCAGACAAGCTAAGTAAAGACCTCAAAAACCGTGGGTTCTCATTTATTGGAAGTACCACCATCTATGCCTATATGCAATCTGTTGGGCTGGTTAATGACCACCTGACCAGCTGCTTTCGCTACTCGAAAGTTAAGAACGCAAATTAATACATCATTTAGGGAAATGCCCTTTAACGCTGTTTCTCGATGTTTTTACTGACTAGAAAAAAGTTGTTTTTTAGTATTTTAAGTGCTTATTGAAATACAATAAAAATGGGTAATATTATGCGCTCAATGTTCTCTCTGGAAGAAGTTGGTGAAATGTTAGACATGAAAACCAGTGAGATAGAAAAAGAAATTAAAAGTGGTCATTTAACGTACTCATTTCACGAAGGTGAAAAACAGATTACCCTGTACGATCTTGAAAAATACATGGGGGCCGAACAGACTAAAAAGATCACCCAAGATTATTTATCCGAAAATAGCTCTGAATAATAACAGAGGCTTCCACATTTATGCTGTTATTTTTAAGTCGTAACAAGCTCCCCATTTAACGCCTTTTCTATTTGATCATTAACATATGTCACATTCAATCCATTGCGTTTGAGCAGTGCTGATGCAACAGATGCTCGTCTTCCTGAACGGCAATACACCAACCAATCTTTATCCTGATCCAACTTCTCTACTTCGTCGGCTAATCGAGTATGAGCAATGTTAACAGCTCCTTCGATATGTCCTTCACGAAATTCGGTAGCCTTTCGCACATCGAGAATAGCATACTCCTTATCGGTAATTTGGCTACGGGCCTGTTCAAAATTAACAGTCTCAATCTGTTCTGCATCAGCTAACGAGAAGAACTGCTCCAGATCTGCAGGCGTTGCATATCCTTGAATATTGTCTAATCCTATACGTACAAGATCGCGAATGGCAGTATCCACTTCTTCATCGTTAATAATCAGAAAAATTTCATCATTCTCATCCACATATGAGCCGACAATGGTATTAAAGTGTTTGTCAAATTGCGCCAGCAGTGATTCTCTGAGATGAGCATTCATGAATTCTATTCGTCCGCGTGTATCAATAACTGTCGCATCCGGTTGGCTACCCCGCGATGCAATTTTTGCCATCTCTATTTTCGAAGGCCTGGGGAGATCTCCAAGTACAGTCGGTCCACTTCTGTTATCACGCTTCATCCGGGCAAAGTAGAGCGGTGGCTCGGGCTGCCCGTCCAGCACAAAATCCACAAAATGCTGCTCGGTATCAGTCGCTTGAATAGAAGGATTAAATCGCAGCTCGTAGCCCACTGTTGATTCGGGTACCGATCCCAAGGCCTTACCACATGCACTGCCCGATCCGTGTCCCGGCCACACCTGTAGATACTCCGGCATAGACTTAAACTTTTCTACGGACTTAAACAATTGCCTGGCAGACGCTTCCATAACTCCTTCTTGTCCCGCAGCTGATTCCAACAGGTCTGGACGACCCACATCCCCCACAAATATAAAATCGCCGGTCAGAATACCCATAGGCTCATCAGCCGCAGCACCATCGGTTACAAGATAGCTAAGATGTTCAGGCGTGTGTCCCGGCGTATGCCTAGTCTCAAAATGAATGTTTCCCACGCTAAACTTGTCTCCGTCTTTTATCAGCTGGTAATCATACGAACTGCCTGGGAGCCACTCATACTTCCAGTCCGAACCACCCTCGTCTGAAGCATATACTTTTGCTCCTGCTTCAGCAAATTCGCGAAGGCCAGAAAGGTAATCGGCGTGGATATGTGTTTCGGTTGCAGCCTCAATGCGCAATCCGTCTTTTTCTGCTATATTCTGATACCGATCTATGTCTCGCATAGGATCAACGATAATAGCTTCTCCTGAAGCCTGACAACCAATCAGATAGGTATACTGCGATAATTTTTCTTCGTAAATCTGCTTAAAAACCATGAAGGTTAACTTAATTGAAGTACTCTTATTAATGATACATCGGTAAGAAATTATGGCAGGCAGTAGATCTTTTTGAAAAAAATATCATTTTTTTTGATTTCAGTGTAACATCTTCACAAAAAACACGTAACCCTAACTGCTTGCTATTATTACCATCAAAATTATGCTATTGAAAAATACAAAAAATGGGCACAAATAGCATTCTGGGACATTATGGATATCGTACTTTTATTATCCGTATCCTATTTCAAATAAATCCAGCCAATGAAAATAGTTTTACAACTAGATTTTTTTACAAATACGATCGAAATGCATAGTATTACTTTTTCAGAAAAATAGCTTAACCTATAACTACCTATCTAATAAAATCACAATAAGATGCTACGACGTGCAATAACCTTACTCACGGTTGTGCTGCTTAGTCTTGGTTATTTATACCAACCTTCGACAGCACAATCAATAGAAAAATTTGAAGATAAAGTAACCGAATTTACCCTTGATAACGGCCTCACCTTTATTGTTATCGAGCGACCGGTTGCTCCTGTTGTCAGTTTTGCCACTTATGTTAATGTTGGCGGAGCTAATGAACCGGTTGGTCATACCGGCATGGCTCATATTTTTGAGCACATGGCCTTTAAAGGTACTCATACTGTTGGAACAAGTAACTGGCAAAAAGAAGAAGACGTGTTGGAAGAAATGGATAACACCTATCAGAAGTGGCTGGCTGAAAAATACGAGCCGCAACCTGATTCTGCCCGCATGGATAATCTCTGGAGCAAGTTTAAGAAGTTGCAGGAAGAGGCTGGACAGTATGTTGTAAATAATGAATTTTCTCAGATTATTGACCGCAATGGCGGTACAGGGATGAACGCTTCAACAAGCCAAGACCGGACCAATTACTTTTATAACCTGCCCGAAAACCGAATGGAGCTTTGGTTTAGCCTAGAATCAGATCGATTCAAAAATCCGGTATTTCGTGAGTTTTACAAAGAAAAAGAAGTAGTCCGCGAAGAACGACGCATGCGTACCGAATCGCAGCCCATTGGCCGACTGATTGAAGAATTTGCCGCCGTAGCATACACCGCTCATCCTTATGGACGTCCAACAATAGGATGGAATTCCGACATTACGGCCACTACTAGGGAGGATGCACGCAAATTCTATAATACCTATTATGTACCCAGTAACATTACCTTTGCAATTGCCGGTGATGTTAAAGCTGAACGTGCGAAAGAACTTGCCAAAAAATACTTTGGTGATATGGAATCAGCTTCTAACCCTCCTCCCGTTTATACCAAGGAACCCGAACAGCGTGGTGAGCGTAGATTTACCATCAAGGGTGAATCACAGCCATTTTTTATAATGGGATACCATACAGTATCACAAGAGCATCCTGATTTCCAAGCACTGCAATTACTTGGGAGTATCTTATCTGGCGGGCGTACGTCAAAGCTATACAAACGTATGGTCGATGAAGAAAAAACGGCATTACAGGTAAGTGCTTTTAATGGCTACCCGGGTACAAAATACAAAACCCTTTTTGCTACTCTTGCCATCCCTAATCAAAATGTTGGCGTTGATACGATGGAAACAACCATCCTCGAAGAGATTGAGAAAGTAAAACAGGGTGAAATTTCACAACAGGCTCTAGATCGTGCACGAACCAATGCACGCGCAAGTTTACTTCGCAGCCTAGATTCCAACTCCGGTCTGGCATCTTCGCTTGCATCCGCTGAAGCACTGCGCGGGGACTGGAAAAAAGTATTTACTGACCTCGAAAAGCTGCAACAAGTTACGGTAGATGATATCCAGCGTGTAGCTAAGAAATACTTGACCAAAGATAATCGCACTGTTGGAGCTATAGTACCAAAATCTGACGACGAGGAGGTTGCAGATGCTAGCCAATAACTTATTATCTCAAAAATTTTTTAATACCAAGAATTCAACCATTATGAAGAAACTAAGCATATTATGTCTGTTAGCTGCCTTTGTGGCTTCTTGCACAGGTTCTCAACAAACAGCTGAGACCAACAAGCAAGAACAGCAGCCGATGCAAGAGAAAAGCGCTCATGAGAAGCTTGAGTTTCCTGAGCTTGACGACTTCCAAAAGCCAGAAGTCAAAACATTTACTACTGAAAATGGCATCAAATTCTTTTTGGTGGAAGACGATGAACTGCCACTCATTAACCTAAGTGCTAATATTCGTACAGGTGGTGTACAAGTACCAAATAAAAAAGCAGGATTGGCCTCCATTACAGGTACTGTTATTCGTTCAGGAGGCACAAAAACGTATCCCGCAGATTCGCTTAATGCCATGCTCGAAAATAATGCCGCCAGTATTGAAACAGGGATTGGGTTTACCTCGGGCAGAGCCAGTATGGATGTCCTTAAAAAGGATTTTGATACGCTGCTTCCTGTTTTTGTGGATGTCTTAACTAATCCGGCTTTCCCAAAAGAAAAAATTAAGCTGGCTAAAACACAGACCAAATCCGGAATTTCGCGTCGGAACGACGACACACAACAAATTGGATTCCGCGAATTTGATCGTCTTATTTATGGCAAAAATTCCGTCTATGGACGTAATACGGAGTATGCTACCATCAACAACATCAGTCGAAAAGATCTCGTAAACTTCCATGATAATAATTTCGTAGCTGAAAATATGATGATTGGCGTAGTCGGTGATTTTAACGCCACTGAAATGAAACAAAAGCTTCGTAAAGCATTTGGAGATATTCCTGAGGGTAATCAAAATAATTTAGATTTTCCTGAAGTTAATTACGAATGGGAAAGCACGATTAATTTCATTAACAAATCAGATGTTAACCAAAGCTTTGTACTGATAGGACATTTAGGTGGCATGCGCGACAATCCGGATTATGCCAAAATACAAGTTATGAATCGAGTACTTAGCGGAGGCTTCTCAGGTCGGCTAATGCAGGTTGTCCGCACCGAAATGGGGCTAGCTTATTCTGTGTTTGGCCAATATGGTATGAACAGTTTTTATCCCGGAAACTTCTATGCTGGCGTTATGACTAAAAGTTCTACAACTGCCAAAGCCATAGATGCTATCATTAAACAAATTGAACGACTGCAAAACGAACCCATAACAAAGAAAGAATTACGAGATACAAAGGATCAGATTCTAAATTCCTCGGTTTTTGAATATGACAGCTATGAAGAAGTACTCAGCCAACAGATGTCATACGACTATCGCGGACTGCCCAGTGACGCTTTCGAGCAATATATAGAAGGAGTCAAGAAAACGACAATTGAAGATGTGCAAAATGTTGCTCAGGAATACCTGAATCCAGAAAACCTGCAAATTCTGGTCGTAGGCAATAAGGATGAAATCGGCGATCAGCTTCAAAAATATGGTGATGTCAACACCATCGACATCAGCATTCCAGAACCTGGTAGTGGCGACCAAAAGATGGTAAAAGGTGATGCTGCCAAAGGGAAGCAGTTGCTCAACAAAATGGCCGATGCCGTTATTAGTCCCAGCACTGACCTAAATACACTTACAGTTTCAGGTGAGGCAACCATGCAGGGACGTAAAATGCCTATGACTATGACAGTAGATTACCCCGATGCCATTCAACAAACGATTGAAGGACCTACGGGAGAAGTCAAGTTGAATTATAAAGGAGGTTCTGGAACCATGGTCGCCGGTGGACAAGAACGTCCCCTCCCCCCGGCAATGGCCAAAGGACTGAAAAGTACCCTTAACAAAAGCTTTGTGTCTATAGCACTAAATGCCAATGAGGTTAATCCTCAATTTTTGGGTACCGAAAAAGTTGAAGGCACGACCTATAACAAACTTAACGTCACAGTAGATGGCTCTAATGTTACACTTCTGCTTGACCGGGAAACAAATTATCCTGACATCATTCGCTACAAACAGTTCAATCCCCAAGCAGGTAGCCAGATAACGATTGAAAATCGTAATTCCAATTGGAAGGTTGTTGACGGCGTTGCATACCCCTACTCACAAGTTACAATGCAAAATGGTAACAAAGCTTCTTCAGTGACCTACAAAAGTCATGAAGTAAACAAATAACTATATTTTAACTTTTATTTTTTAAAAGGCCGGAGCAATCCGGCCTTTTTTATTTTTAACAATAATACTTCCTCAAGCACCGATCTTTGAAGAATACTTTTACTCCAACACATAAATCATATTTTCTTCTCCTTATTTAATCCCCTACTATTTGAGCATAATATTAATTCCAATAGACACTCATTGTCATGTCACTTTTTGACTGGGAAGATAATCATCCCCAACCTGATGAATACGGAACATTTTATCGCGGATATATTGAGCAGGTTACGAGCTCCAATGTACTACAAATGCTTATCCAACAGGGACAAGAAACCTACACCCTTATCCAACAATTAACACCTAAACAAGCATCTTATCGTTATGCAGACGATAAATGGAGCGTCAAAGAAGTCATCGGGCACCTGATAGATACCGAACGCATCATGGCCTATCGAGCACTCTGTATCAGTCGCGGGGAAACCAAATCGTTACCAGGCTATGATCAGGACCAATATGTTGCCCAAGCAAACTTTGAAGAACGCAGCCTGCAAAACTTATCCAGCGAATATGATACACAGCGTAATGCCAACATCAGTTTGTTTAACAATTTAAGTGAACAACAAATTATGCGAAAAGGCACAGCCAATGATGAAACAGTATCCGTTCGGGCCTTGGTATATATTATTGCCGGACATGAACGGCATCATCTCAACATCCTGGAAGAAAAATATAACATTGATCAGTCAACAAATCGCTCTAAATAAAGACTGACTGTTTGCCATATTTTTTTCTTCAATATTATGAGCATCTAAAATATGTTGCACAATGCTTTTCGGGTTAGCAATTTCATCAATAGCTACAGCATCTCGGTTTTGCAACCAATACCATATTTCTTCTTGCTTATTTTCAAGGGAATTTATGATTGTAACCCCCAGCTGTTGCAGCGCAGCGGCATTGCATGCTTGTTCATATTGATTTCGGATAGGGACTGCCAATAACTTTTTACCCAGAAACATTGCTTCAGCACAAGTTTCAAATCCTGCATTACAAATAACGCCACGACAAGAGGCAAAACTATCTAAAAATCGTTGGTTACTTATCGGGTAGATCCAACAGTTTCCAGATTGATATTCACTTTTGCAAGAAGGCGAAAAAATATGCCAATCTACATGTGTAAACGGTGCGAATATTTTTTGTAGTACTTGGTGATGATAAGCAGGCAAATACACGGTAATATGATTGCCTTGCTTAACATCCAACTCTCGAATAGCCTTACGTATAATAGGCGGTGATACAAAATCATCATACGACTTAAAATGAACTCCCACCGGCCGATCGACAGGCGCAAAATGTCTGAGCAGAGTCTCTGATATCAGCGACCTTCTTTCAGGTCGTGGTGTATTGGGTGATAAAAAAGCTGCCTGATGACTCAATCCTACCACAGGTACATTTTGCAACTTTGCTGACCATGCAGAAACCGGTTCATAATCACTGACCACCAAATCATAATCCTGTAATGGGATAGACTGTATGTCACTCATGAACTGAATGGGCCGAAAATCACGAAGGGTATTCAACACCGACACGCCGCCGGCACTGTCATACGTCAGACTAATGCCATACTTCTGATATGTTATTTCATCCAGACTCAATTGGTTCGCATGACCACTGATTATTACATCCACTGAGGCATATTGACGTAATAGAGGAAGCAATTCACGCGCACGGCTGATGTGCCCGTGCCCAGTGCCCTGTACACCATATAAAATATTCATCGTATCACTGTTACTTCTTTGATTTCTTGACGAACGGGAACAACTACTGATGCATCTTTATCAATAAATTCGTCTTCGGCATATTTATACATGTTCCACTCTCCGCCGTCATATTCCAAAGCTGTTAGATTTTCAATCCAATCGCCGGAATTCATATAGATGACCGATCCATTCTCATTTTGATATCCCCGAATTTTAGGCTGATGAATATGCCCACAAATAACATAATCGTACTCATTTTGGATGGCTAAATCCATGGCTGCCACTTCAAAATCCTCAATGAAACGAACAGCTTTTTTTACACTGTCTTTAATCCGCTTGGAGAGTGATATTTTACTGCGTCCCGCCTTTCGCAAAATCCAGTTAACCAATCGATTTAGCAGGATGAGCATATCGTAGCCCTTCCCTCCGATCTTTGCCACCCACTTGGTCTGTTTCATGGTTATATCAAAAATATCCCCGTGAAAAATCCAACACTTTTCGCCATTGAGGTCCAGCACCAACTTGTCTTTGACAAAAAGCGGTCCCAGCTGTAGGCTCGAAATTTTGCGTATTACTTCATCATGGTTCCCCGTCAAATAATAAATATCCGTCCCGTTGCTCATCATGCTAAGAAAACACTTTACTACCTGCATGTGAGAGTCGGGCCAGTAATATTTTTTGAAGTTCCACATATCAAAAATATCACCATTAAGGATTAGCAACTCCGGTTCTATGGAATTCAAATACTGAGTTAATTCTACGGCATGGCAACCCACCGTCCCCAAATGCAAATCAGAAAGAACAACAATATCAACTGCTCGCTTATTATCCATATATGTTTCTTTGTTTATGAGAAAACAACAAAACTGGTGTTAAGGAGCAATAGCCTCACTGTTAATTTTCAGTCATTTCTATATTAAGAGAGTTTGACCTAAAAAGGGTATGCGAATTATATCAAGCTGATATTCTTTTCTTACATTGTAACTTTTAATTGAATTCCGGTATACCAAATCCAACTTATTATGGCTGACGAATCCAACAAGAAAAAGATTGTGCACGCTCATCTGCCCGAAGATGAACAGTTTACGACAACGTTAACAGCTGGAAACCATGAATTGCTTGCTGATGAACCAACCAGTGTTGACGGTGGAAAAGACAAAGGCCCTGATCCCTATGACTACCTCTTGATGTCGCTCGGTACTTGTACGGTTATGACCGTAAAAATGTATGCTAATCGAAAAGGTTGGGAGCTCGGCAATACATATATGGAACTGCGTCACAATAAACAGCACGACGTGGACTGTGAAAACTGTGACGATCCCAAGAGCAAAATTGACGTCATCGAAAAGGAATTGATTATCGAAGGCAATCTCAGCGACGAACAGCTAGACAAACTACTGGATATCTCTAAGAAATGTCCCGTTCATCGAACTTTGCTAGGGGATATAAAAATCGAGAGCAGCATTACTCAGCAGTAACCAATCCGAACAATATAAAGTAATAGTTGTGAAGCTCACTCGATGTGAGCTTCACACATCTAACCCATCGATTTATCAGTGGGCATTTGCCATTACTCACAGCTCTTCATAATTGCTCAACCCTTGCATATCGATCATAATTTTACCCTCTTCATTAACATCAAAGATGCTTTCAAACTCAGCATTCCACGTGATTTCATCATATTTGTAGGATGAACGAGTATGAACCGTCTGCGAAAATGTCTCATCAAAACCAGAAAGCAGAATCAATATCTCGGCGTCGTTCTGTTTAAAGCTCTCTTTGGATCTCTCCCAAAGTGGACTTTTTTCATCGATGGGATGCACGATGGTCCAATTGAGCGGGAAAAATGTAATTTTCTTCCGTTCGAGGGCTAGCGGATAAAATTGCCTATCACCATCCTCAATACACGTAAAAATAACCTCAGCTGAGAGCTCCACAAGCTGGCTGGCACGTGCATTCGCAATCCGAAACATCAGTGCCGTTCCCTCTTCATAAGGTGCAACAAGTGCCTGCTCGCTAAAAGCGATTTTCGCATGTGGACGTGAAAACCGTGCAAACATAAATCCCGTTACCAGTGCAAAGCCCAACAACCCGATAAACGATTCAAAGGTAAATAAAACGTTAGCTGCCACCCCTACGGGCGTCACTTGCCCAAAACCCACTGTGGTAAAAGCCTGTACACTAAAGAAAAAAGCATTCAAGAACAGTGAATCGATGCCCGTAATATTAGTTCCAGCCAACGCTTGCGGAGCCAATGCCACATATCCCAGTGCAAAGATGGCGTTTACCACTAAGTAGGACCCTAACGCAATCAGGTAAAACTTGAGCCACGAGACCTGAATCAAAAAGTGGTACAACGTCATCGACTCCCAAAACGGCAGTCCATCACGTTCAACATTAAAGCTGCCATCTTTGTTAAGCAACCGATAACGACTTTCACTGCTTACGCGTGAGCCAAAACCAAGATCTTTCAGCTCATCTTTTAAGTTTTGACGATAGCGTTTCCAGTCTAGCATGAGAACTACTTCCCATCAATTTTGATTCAGAAAATGCGCAAATTATGTAATAAAATATAACGGCGCCTCTCAGCTATAAGATGCAAATTAATCTACAGCGGCCGGCTCTTGCCCCTCGGCATAAGCGTCTACAGGCACACAGTTACACATCAGATTACGGTCGCCATAGGCATCATCCACACGACCGACTGCCGGCCAAAACTTATTAAATCGGAGGTAGTCCAACGGAAAGATAGCCTGTTCTCTGCTGTAGGGACGGTCCCAATCCTCATCCATAACTACCCGCATGGTATGAGGTGAATTCTTAAGTACATTATTTTCAGGCTCGGCTTCCCCTTCCTCGACTTCACGGATTTCTTCGCGGATTGAAATCATTGCCTCACAAAAACGGTCAAGCTCCTCCTTCGTCTCACTTTCCGTGGGTTCTACCATCAATGTACCCGGCACAGGAAACGACATCGTGGGCGCATGGAATCCGTAATCCATCAGGCGTTTGGCCACATCAATAGAACCAATACCAGCCGATTCTTTGAACGGACGTAAATCCACAATAAACTCATGCGCCGTACGGCCATTCTTGCCGGTGTATAGGATGGGATAATAATCTTTGAGCTTCTCTTTCAAGTAGTTCGCATTCAAAATCGCGTATTGTGTTGCCTGCGTCAATCCTTCGGCGCCCATCATCTTAATATATGCATATGAAATCGACAAGATGCTGGCACTACCCCACGGCGCAGCCGAAATACCCGGAATAGCATGTTCACCACCGGTTTCGATTACAGCGTTAGTCGGTAAAAACGGACCCAGCTCTTCGGTAGCAGCAATGGGACCCATACCCGGACCGCCACCGCCATGAGGAATACAAAATGTTTTATGCAGATTCAGGTGACAAACATCAGCACCGACTTCAGCGGGACTCGTCAATCCTACCTGTGCATTCATATTCGCGCCATCCATATATACCAATCCACCGTGATCATGAATAACTTGGCAAATCTCTTTAATGTCTTCCTCGAATACACCGTGCGTAGAAGGATAAGTTACCATCAATGCCGCAAGGTTATCTTTATGCTCCTCCGCCTTTTCACGCAGGTCATCGAGATCAATATTTCCGTGCTCGTCACACTTGGTAACCACCACATCCATGCCGGCCATCACTGCACTGGCAGGATTAGTGCCGTGCGCAGAATCAGGCACAATAGTCACATTGCGATGAGCTTCACCATGATGCTTGTGATAGGCGCTGATAGTCATTAAACCCGAAAATTCGCCCTGAGCACCGGAGTT from Fodinibius salinus encodes:
- a CDS encoding M16 family metallopeptidase, giving the protein MLRRAITLLTVVLLSLGYLYQPSTAQSIEKFEDKVTEFTLDNGLTFIVIERPVAPVVSFATYVNVGGANEPVGHTGMAHIFEHMAFKGTHTVGTSNWQKEEDVLEEMDNTYQKWLAEKYEPQPDSARMDNLWSKFKKLQEEAGQYVVNNEFSQIIDRNGGTGMNASTSQDRTNYFYNLPENRMELWFSLESDRFKNPVFREFYKEKEVVREERRMRTESQPIGRLIEEFAAVAYTAHPYGRPTIGWNSDITATTREDARKFYNTYYVPSNITFAIAGDVKAERAKELAKKYFGDMESASNPPPVYTKEPEQRGERRFTIKGESQPFFIMGYHTVSQEHPDFQALQLLGSILSGGRTSKLYKRMVDEEKTALQVSAFNGYPGTKYKTLFATLAIPNQNVGVDTMETTILEEIEKVKQGEISQQALDRARTNARASLLRSLDSNSGLASSLASAEALRGDWKKVFTDLEKLQQVTVDDIQRVAKKYLTKDNRTVGAIVPKSDDEEVADASQ
- a CDS encoding glycosyltransferase family protein, producing MNILYGVQGTGHGHISRARELLPLLRQYASVDVIISGHANQLSLDEITYQKYGISLTYDSAGGVSVLNTLRDFRPIQFMSDIQSIPLQDYDLVVSDYEPVSAWSAKLQNVPVVGLSHQAAFLSPNTPRPERRSLISETLLRHFAPVDRPVGVHFKSYDDFVSPPIIRKAIRELDVKQGNHITVYLPAYHHQVLQKIFAPFTHVDWHIFSPSCKSEYQSGNCWIYPISNQRFLDSFASCRGVICNAGFETCAEAMFLGKKLLAVPIRNQYEQACNAAALQQLGVTIINSLENKQEEIWYWLQNRDAVAIDEIANPKSIVQHILDAHNIEEKNMANSQSLFRAIC
- a CDS encoding M16 family metallopeptidase, encoding MKKLSILCLLAAFVASCTGSQQTAETNKQEQQPMQEKSAHEKLEFPELDDFQKPEVKTFTTENGIKFFLVEDDELPLINLSANIRTGGVQVPNKKAGLASITGTVIRSGGTKTYPADSLNAMLENNAASIETGIGFTSGRASMDVLKKDFDTLLPVFVDVLTNPAFPKEKIKLAKTQTKSGISRRNDDTQQIGFREFDRLIYGKNSVYGRNTEYATINNISRKDLVNFHDNNFVAENMMIGVVGDFNATEMKQKLRKAFGDIPEGNQNNLDFPEVNYEWESTINFINKSDVNQSFVLIGHLGGMRDNPDYAKIQVMNRVLSGGFSGRLMQVVRTEMGLAYSVFGQYGMNSFYPGNFYAGVMTKSSTTAKAIDAIIKQIERLQNEPITKKELRDTKDQILNSSVFEYDSYEEVLSQQMSYDYRGLPSDAFEQYIEGVKKTTIEDVQNVAQEYLNPENLQILVVGNKDEIGDQLQKYGDVNTIDISIPEPGSGDQKMVKGDAAKGKQLLNKMADAVISPSTDLNTLTVSGEATMQGRKMPMTMTVDYPDAIQQTIEGPTGEVKLNYKGGSGTMVAGGQERPLPPAMAKGLKSTLNKSFVSIALNANEVNPQFLGTEKVEGTTYNKLNVTVDGSNVTLLLDRETNYPDIIRYKQFNPQAGSQITIENRNSNWKVVDGVAYPYSQVTMQNGNKASSVTYKSHEVNK
- a CDS encoding DNA-3-methyladenine glycosylase I, whose translation is MPDRCDWCENTFDQYVRYHDEEWGVPVHDDRVLFEFLILETAQAGLSWSTILKKREGYRKAFAEFDVEKVVKFDAEKIQQLLNNPDIVRNERKVRSAISNAKCFIEVQNEFDSFDQYLWSFVDGNPVQNEWNNMDQVPATTKLSDKLSKDLKNRGFSFIGSTTIYAYMQSVGLVNDHLTSCFRYSKVKNAN
- a CDS encoding DinB family protein, whose amino-acid sequence is MSLFDWEDNHPQPDEYGTFYRGYIEQVTSSNVLQMLIQQGQETYTLIQQLTPKQASYRYADDKWSVKEVIGHLIDTERIMAYRALCISRGETKSLPGYDQDQYVAQANFEERSLQNLSSEYDTQRNANISLFNNLSEQQIMRKGTANDETVSVRALVYIIAGHERHHLNILEEKYNIDQSTNRSK
- a CDS encoding UDP-2,3-diacylglucosamine diphosphatase, with protein sequence MDNKRAVDIVVLSDLHLGTVGCHAVELTQYLNSIEPELLILNGDIFDMWNFKKYYWPDSHMQVVKCFLSMMSNGTDIYYLTGNHDEVIRKISSLQLGPLFVKDKLVLDLNGEKCWIFHGDIFDITMKQTKWVAKIGGKGYDMLILLNRLVNWILRKAGRSKISLSKRIKDSVKKAVRFIEDFEVAAMDLAIQNEYDYVICGHIHQPKIRGYQNENGSVIYMNSGDWIENLTALEYDGGEWNMYKYAEDEFIDKDASVVVPVRQEIKEVTVIR
- a CDS encoding MBL fold metallo-hydrolase → MVFKQIYEEKLSQYTYLIGCQASGEAIIVDPMRDIDRYQNIAEKDGLRIEAATETHIHADYLSGLREFAEAGAKVYASDEGGSDWKYEWLPGSSYDYQLIKDGDKFSVGNIHFETRHTPGHTPEHLSYLVTDGAAADEPMGILTGDFIFVGDVGRPDLLESAAGQEGVMEASARQLFKSVEKFKSMPEYLQVWPGHGSGSACGKALGSVPESTVGYELRFNPSIQATDTEQHFVDFVLDGQPEPPLYFARMKRDNRSGPTVLGDLPRPSKIEMAKIASRGSQPDATVIDTRGRIEFMNAHLRESLLAQFDKHFNTIVGSYVDENDEIFLIINDEEVDTAIRDLVRIGLDNIQGYATPADLEQFFSLADAEQIETVNFEQARSQITDKEYAILDVRKATEFREGHIEGAVNIAHTRLADEVEKLDQDKDWLVYCRSGRRASVASALLKRNGLNVTYVNDQIEKALNGELVTT